In Anaerobaca lacustris, the sequence AACCATGCGCCGACCCAGGGCGTGCGGGGAGCGCACATCAAGAGGCGAAGTGAGATTCGCAATCCGGCGCCGGCCTTTCGACTGGTCTTCATCGACGAGGGCTGGATGACGGCCGATGCCTTCGCCGTCCACTACGACCAGGAGCAGTGGTGGGACGACCCGCCGGTTCGGCACGGCGACGGGACCAACGTCTCCTTCGCCGACGGCCACGCCGAGCACTGGAAATGGAGAGGCATCGATACGATCAAGCGGGCCCGGCTCGTCGCGGATACCCACCTGGGCAACTGGGTGCCGGAGACGCAGGAGGGCTTCGAGGACCTCTATCAGATGCAGAAGGGCTGCTGGGGCAGACTCGGCTATACCCCCAGTCACTAAGTCACTGAATCGAAGGCAGGGTGTGTGTCTCGGATTGCGGACCGAAGGCCCGTCGGCCTGCGCGGTCCGTCCCGGTGGAAGGTGGAGAAATCAACCGACGCGGATGGAGTCGTGTCATATCGCGGAGAAGGATGCGTACGTATGAGCGCAGCGTGATTCCATTGTTTTGTGGTTTGAAGGAGGACTGATTATGCGCGTCACATTGTCTTGTCTGATCTTGCTTGTTTTGGTGCTGGCCGCCGGCAACAGCGCGTCGGCCGCCCTGGTGGGGCACTGGAGGTTTGACGAGGGCAGCGGAACAACGGCCCGCGATTCCAGTGGAAATGGAAACGACGGCACCCTCAGCGGCGACGTGGAGTGGGCGGCGGGGCAGATCGGAAATGCGCTGCAGTTCAACGAGAACGGGTGGGTCGATTGCGGCGACATCCTGACGCTCACCCAGACGCTCACCATCACCTGCTGGGTGAATCCGGCGGTCCTGAGCGGCGACCGGGGGTTTGTCACGCGGGAGGCCGCCTATGCGTTCAAGTCCAGCGGCAATTTCCTGCGGTTCACGACGCCCGGCATTCTCGACTACAACGGCAACAACACGATTCTCCAGACCGACACCTGGCAGCACGTGGCGGTCACCTTCATGCCCAACCAGACCCAGGGCTGTGTGTTCTATCTTAACGGCGTCGAGACTGACCGCGTCAACAGCACCGGCCTGAACGCCGGCACCGGTCCGTTCCGCATGGGCAACAACCAGTGGGGTCAGCTTTACTCGGGCATGATCGACGATGTGCGAGTCTTCGATCACATCCTGACGCCGGAAGAGATCGTCCAGTCCATGTACGGCACAGGCCCCGAACTGGCCTCGGATCCCCAGCCCGAGGACGAGGCGACGGATGTGCCGCGCGACGTGGTGCTGAGCTGGGCGGCCGGGGAGTTCGCCGCGACGCACGATGTGTACTTCGGAGCGTCCTTCGACGACGTCAACGCCGCCAGCCGGGCCAATCCGATGGGCGTGCTGGCCAGCCAGGGGCAGGTCGCCACGGCCTATGACCCGGCCGGCCTGCTCGACTTCGAGACGACCTACTACTGGCGCGTCGATGAAGTCAACGCCGCCCCCGACAACACGATCTTCACGGGCAACGTCTGGAGCTTCACGACGGAACCGTTCGCCTATGCTGTGGAGGCGATCACAGCCACGAGCAACGGGATTTCGGACGCGGGCGTCGGACCGGAGAGAACCGTCGATGGTTCCGGCCTCAATGCCCTCGATCAGCACTCGACCCTCAGCGACGACATGTGGGTGGCCCGAGCGCCGGCCGACGAGGCCCTGTACATCCAGTACGAGTTCGATCGCGTCTACAAGCTCCACCAGCTTCTGGTCTGGAACTACAACGTGCAGTTCGAGTTGATGCTCGGTTTCGGCATCCAAGACGTAACGGTCGAATACTCCGCCGACAGCGTCGAATGGATGAGTCTGGGCGACGTCCAGTTGAATCGGGCGACGGCCTCGGCCACGTACACCTACAACACGACGGTGGACCTGCAAGGGGTGGCGGCGCAGTACGTTCGCCTGACGGTCAACAGCGGCTTCGGGATGCTGGGCCAGTTCGGCCTCAGCGAGGTGCGGTTCACGTACATTCCCGCCCAGGCGCGCGAGCCGCAGCCGGCGGATGGGGCGGTCGATGTGGATGTAAACGCCTCGTTGAGCTGGCGGGCCGGCCGCGACGCCGCCTCGCACGACGTGTACTTCGGCACGAGCGTCGACGAGCTGTCGCTGGCCGCCACGTCGGATCAGGCTGTTTTCACGCCGGCCGCGATGGGCTTTGGCACCACGTATTACTGGAGAGTCGATGAGGTCAGTGACGAGACTTGGGCCGGTGAGACGTGGAGCTTCACAACGCAGGAATATGCCTGGATCGACGATTTCGAGAGCTACACCGACGATATCGATGCCGGTGAGGCCATCTTCGACACCTGGCTGGACGGCTGGGTCAACAACACCGGATCGACGGTCGGCTATCTCGAAACCCCGTTTGCCGAGCGTTCGATCGTCCACGGCGGCAAGCAGTCGATGCCCTTGGCGTATGACAACACCACTTCGCCGTTCTACTCCGAGGCCGTACGGGCCTGGGATGCGCCGCAGGACTGGACCGGCAACGGGGCCGACACGCTGCGGCTGTTCGTCGCCGGACGGGCCCCCGCCTTCGCTGAGGCGGCCGACGGTACGATCCTGATGAACGCCATCGGCAACGACATCTGGGGCAACGCCGATCAGTTCCGCTATGTGTACAAGAACCTCAGCGGCAACGGCTCCGTTACCGCTCGCGTCGATATGCTCGACATCAGCCCGGACATCTGGGTCAAGGCCGGCGTCATGATTCGCCAGAACGCCGAGGCCGGCGGGATCAACGTGTTCATGGCGATGACCGGCACTGGTGGCGGCGGATCAACATTCCAGCAGCGCATGACGGCCGGCGGCGCTTCGGTCTCGCAGCACACCTACCCCGACGGGCCGTTCACCGCGCCGTACTGGGTGCGAGTTACGCGCGAAGGCAATACGCTTCGGGGATACACTTCGCCCGACGGCGAGAACTGGACGCAGCGTGGCGACACGATCACGCTGGCGATGACCGACCCGGTGCTGATCGGCCTGGCGCTGACCAGCCACAACGTCAATCAGGCAACCAGCGCGCAGTTCTCCAACGTGGCCTTCACAGGCAACGTGACAGGCGCCTGGCAGGTGGCCGAAGTCGGTGTTGCGCAGCCCGAAGGCAATGCCGTGGCGCCGCTGTACGTGGCGTTGGAAGACGCGACCGGCCGGTCGGCAGTGGTTACCCATCCGGACGCGAACATCGTCGGCCGCTCCGGCTGGAACGAATGGCAGATCCCGCTGAGCGAGTTTGGCGGCGTCAACCTGAGCCAGGTGGACACGATGACCATCGGCGTCGGCAATCGGACCAGCCCGACCGCCGGCGGCACCGGTCTGCTCTACATCGACGACGTCGGCTTCGGCTCGCCTGCCGGGGATGTGACCGAGGTCGCCCCGTAGTTTCCAGTGAAGTAAACGGTTTCCATAGAATAGGGTGGGGCCTGTGTCTTCTCGGACGCAGGCCCCGCTCCCTTATGGGGTCGGTCGGCCGGAGAATCGCCAGAGGATGTCGGCATCAGTCTTCTGCCGCCGCCGTCTGGCGCCGCCGTCGTTGTCCTTCCGGTCCGGGCCGATGCTGTGAAGGACGAATCCCGTTCCCTGGTGTTGGTAGCCAAGAACCTCGTCGGAGAATGGGTCCTGAGTGGTGTTGGTTTCCAGGGTGTCCAGGGTTTCGGGAAATGCGCCATGGGTCCTCTGGTATTGGATGAGGGCCAGCCCGGTCTGCGTGATGCGGATCTGGGCAACCATTCGGGTGTGCACCCGCCTGATCCTGCCGACGGAAGGCAGAAGCATGTCGGTCACGAGGCTGTGCTTTCTGGCCTTCTGAATCTGACGTTCCAGGGCCTCCGTTTTCTCGGGCGAGTGAGGTTCTTGCCAGAGCTGCACAGTTTCGCGCATCAGTCGCAGGTAGCTGGCGTGGTCGGCCAGGAAGAAGGGCCGAAATGAGATTCGATAGAGCATCACGCGCTGGACGAGTGCCGGGACATAGGCCTGGCCGGGGATGATGGGTCCCATTCTGTGCACCTCATTTATCGGCCGGCTGAAGACCCATTCGCCGAAGAGCAGACGCTCGCCGTCCAGGGCACGAATCAGGGAACCGATGTCTTCGTGTTCTGAGAGCAGCCCGCTCAGCTCATCACGGTGCCCATCCGGCGGGATTGTGATTTCGCACAGCTTGCGGATTGTCCGGCAGGAGAAACCAACCATGTCCATGCCAACCATCTGGTCGATCAACGTGGGCTCGGCCCGCAGGGCGCTGGCGAATTTCAGTTGGACTTGTGTCAGTCTCCAGGCCTCGTCGTTTCGACCGGCCTCCGCTGCGATGCACGCCTGTGCACCGAGAATGCGGCAGAGGTTCTGCAGGTCCAGCAGATTGAGCATGGGCACACCCATACCTGCCTCGTAATCGCGGTCGAACCGGCAGCCCGGACGTTCGGTCCCTTGCTCGACAGCCCACAGGGCCGTGCGGACGACTTCCTGCCGGAGGAGCTGTTCGAGCTCGCGACGTTCGTCCGCATCGAGCGATTCTCTCACCAATCTGTTGGACAGATCGCCGAGGTAGCCCAGGATGTCCCTTAGCTTCTCCCGCCGGATGGATTTCTCCCCAGGCAGAGCCGCGATGTCTGCCACGCCTCTCTCTGGAACCGGCATTGCCTTGAGCAACATCGCGGCGCTTTGATAGAGCAACGCGGCGTTCTCCGGCTCCGACACCTGCGGCGGGATGATGTCTGCGATGCACATGGGCCGGCCGTCGCTCTTCAAGGCGGCATAGGCTCGCCGGAGCTTGACGGCCGAGATGCCCACCCATGCCGTGTAGACAAGGCCCAACGCCAGAATGACGATGGCGCCGCCGGTCAGGATCCTCACGTATCTTCTTGGCATATTGCGTCTCCTTGTGGCTCTCAGGCGCCGTTGTGACCCGCCTCATCCAGCAGCCGGCGAAGGGTTTCCGCGCGGCGGCGGATCGCCTTGGGGTCCAACGGCCGTGAGAGGCGCAGTGAACTGAGGCGGCCGAGTGTGTTTGTACTCCACGTCACAGACGAGTCCTCGTTCGCGTTGCCGACCCGTGTCACAGGGCCGGCTGAGGCGGCGTACGGCTGCTTCAGGGGCGTGATGCGGTTGACGAAGTGGTTCGCGCCCGAGGCGATCAGGAAGGTCGCAGCGGCGGAAAGCGCCAGTCGTCGCAACGGGACATACCAGGGAAGTTCCACCGGGGAGCGATTCCACGCCTGTCTGGCGGCCGTTGTGACCCGGTCGTGAAGTTGAGACGATGGGGCTGCAAAACGTGCATGCCCAAGCAAACGTTCGATATCCATGTCTGTCGATCCCGGCTCGTTCATACTCAGTGATCTTTCAGCAGTGTTCGCAGCCGCTCCATCCCATAGCGGTAGCGACTGGCGGCCGTGTTCACGGAGATCCCCAGGAGCTGGGCGATCTCTTGAAACGTCTTGTCCCGATACACCTTCAATACCACCACTTGACGCTGGGACTCCGGCAGGCGGGCCAAAGCGACCGCCAGCAGGTCCACCAGATCGCTCTGTTCCCGGGCGGCCTCCGACGCCACCAGCCAGGCCGCCTTGGGAACCGCGTTCTTTCCATCCCGCAGGCGCCGACGCCTGTGTGAGACGGCTTCGTTGCGGGCGATCCGGTAGACGTAGGCGTTCAGACATCGGGCCCGGGCCAGCTTGTGGTGTTTTCCTGCAATCCGGGCGAAGACGGTCTGAAGGACGTCCTCGGCATCATGGCGGCAGCAGAGCGTCGCCGACAGATACGCAAGCAGGTCGTCTGCGTACCGTTGCCAGATCAGCTCGACCGCCGCCGGATCGTCCCGCCCCAGCGCCGCCCGTATCGTGTCATCGTCCGAACGCTTGTCCAAATTCCTTGTCCCCAGCCCAGAGGCCTGTTCTCATAGTAAGACGCCCTGAACCCGACGGCTTTGTCTGCGTAAAACAGAATCTTTCGTCTATCTTGACATGAGAAGGGACACAAAGGAACATGTATCGA encodes:
- a CDS encoding LamG-like jellyroll fold domain-containing protein: MRVTLSCLILLVLVLAAGNSASAALVGHWRFDEGSGTTARDSSGNGNDGTLSGDVEWAAGQIGNALQFNENGWVDCGDILTLTQTLTITCWVNPAVLSGDRGFVTREAAYAFKSSGNFLRFTTPGILDYNGNNTILQTDTWQHVAVTFMPNQTQGCVFYLNGVETDRVNSTGLNAGTGPFRMGNNQWGQLYSGMIDDVRVFDHILTPEEIVQSMYGTGPELASDPQPEDEATDVPRDVVLSWAAGEFAATHDVYFGASFDDVNAASRANPMGVLASQGQVATAYDPAGLLDFETTYYWRVDEVNAAPDNTIFTGNVWSFTTEPFAYAVEAITATSNGISDAGVGPERTVDGSGLNALDQHSTLSDDMWVARAPADEALYIQYEFDRVYKLHQLLVWNYNVQFELMLGFGIQDVTVEYSADSVEWMSLGDVQLNRATASATYTYNTTVDLQGVAAQYVRLTVNSGFGMLGQFGLSEVRFTYIPAQAREPQPADGAVDVDVNASLSWRAGRDAASHDVYFGTSVDELSLAATSDQAVFTPAAMGFGTTYYWRVDEVSDETWAGETWSFTTQEYAWIDDFESYTDDIDAGEAIFDTWLDGWVNNTGSTVGYLETPFAERSIVHGGKQSMPLAYDNTTSPFYSEAVRAWDAPQDWTGNGADTLRLFVAGRAPAFAEAADGTILMNAIGNDIWGNADQFRYVYKNLSGNGSVTARVDMLDISPDIWVKAGVMIRQNAEAGGINVFMAMTGTGGGGSTFQQRMTAGGASVSQHTYPDGPFTAPYWVRVTREGNTLRGYTSPDGENWTQRGDTITLAMTDPVLIGLALTSHNVNQATSAQFSNVAFTGNVTGAWQVAEVGVAQPEGNAVAPLYVALEDATGRSAVVTHPDANIVGRSGWNEWQIPLSEFGGVNLSQVDTMTIGVGNRTSPTAGGTGLLYIDDVGFGSPAGDVTEVAP
- a CDS encoding RNA polymerase sigma factor, coding for MDKRSDDDTIRAALGRDDPAAVELIWQRYADDLLAYLSATLCCRHDAEDVLQTVFARIAGKHHKLARARCLNAYVYRIARNEAVSHRRRRLRDGKNAVPKAAWLVASEAAREQSDLVDLLAVALARLPESQRQVVVLKVYRDKTFQEIAQLLGISVNTAASRYRYGMERLRTLLKDH